Sequence from the Calidithermus timidus DSM 17022 genome:
CGTATTTGCGGGCCAGAAGGGCGATGGGGCGCACCGGGTCGATGGCGGTGCTGGTGGTGGTGCCTACCGCCGCCACGACGACACAGGGCCTGCGACCTTCGGCGAGGTCGCGCTCGATGGCCGCCTCGAGCAGATCCACCCGCATGGCGTGCTCGTCGTCGGTCTCGATGAGCCGCAGGTTGTCGCGCCCGAAGCCGGCCAAGAGCACCGCCTTGGGCACCGAGGAGTGGGCCTGGTCGGAAACGTAAGCCACCAGCGGCTTTTCCTCGGCCTGAAGCCCACCTCTGGCCTGCGAGTGCGCGGTGGAGCGCTCCCGCGCCGTGAGCATCGCCACCAACGTTCCCGTCGAGGCCGTGTCCTGGATCACGCCTTCGAACTCAGGGGGCAAGCCCAGCATCTGCCGCAGCCAATCGTTCATGACCTCCTCGAGTTCGGTGAGGGCCGGAGCGGCCTGCCAGGAAAGCCCGATCTGCCCAAATCCCGTCGCCACCATGTCGGCCAGGATCGAGTGCAACGGCGCGTTGGAGGGGAAGTAGCCGAAGAAGTTGGGGCTCTGCCAGCCCATGAGGCCGGGAACGAGCTTTTCCAGCTCCTGGGTGATGCCCTCCAATCCCACCGCCTCCCGGGGTGGGGCGTCGGGAAGCCGCGAGCGCAAAAAGCCCGGCTCAACCTGGGGCATCACCGGCAATTCCAGGGCCCGTTCGCGGTACTCAGCGATCCAGTCGATGAGCCGATAGCCGATGCGTTTGAATTCCTCGGGCGACATGGGGATATGCTAACGCTTGCTGGGTGAAACCCTATACACCCTGACCCTCGACTTCCCCCGTCCCTTGACCCTCGTCCCTCGAGCCAAGACAATGCAAGGCATGGAGATCACGCCCGAGCTGATCCGCCACCTCGAGCACCTCGCCCGCCTCGAGCTCTCCCCCGAGGAGGAAGCCCACATGGCGGGCGACCTCAAGAACATCTTCGACTTCTTCGAGAAGCTGGGCGAACTCGACACCGAGGGCCTGAGCGAGCTGGCCCGCCCCGTGGAGCTGAGCAATGTGCTTCGCGAGGACGAGCCCGGTGCGGTTCTATCCCAAGAAGAAGCGCTCTCCGTAGCCATCGAGGCCAAGGACGGTTTCTTCGTCG
This genomic interval carries:
- a CDS encoding pyridoxal phosphate-dependent decarboxylase family protein, giving the protein MSPEEFKRIGYRLIDWIAEYRERALELPVMPQVEPGFLRSRLPDAPPREAVGLEGITQELEKLVPGLMGWQSPNFFGYFPSNAPLHSILADMVATGFGQIGLSWQAAPALTELEEVMNDWLRQMLGLPPEFEGVIQDTASTGTLVAMLTARERSTAHSQARGGLQAEEKPLVAYVSDQAHSSVPKAVLLAGFGRDNLRLIETDDEHAMRVDLLEAAIERDLAEGRRPCVVVAAVGTTTSTAIDPVRPIALLARKYGLWLHVDAAMAGSAMILPECRWMWEGIEHADSIVLNPHKWLGAAFDCSLYYVRDPEHLVRVMSTNPSYLQTAADGSAKNYRDWGIPLGRRFRALKLWFALLAEGVEGLQARLRRDLENARWLEAQVRQAPGWKLLAPVPLQTVCLRYEPEGLSPEELDRHTLDWVNRVNRSGKAYLTPAILKGRWMVRVSIGAELTERRHVEALWALMRQEAEKVRLERS
- the gatC gene encoding Asp-tRNA(Asn)/Glu-tRNA(Gln) amidotransferase subunit GatC → MEITPELIRHLEHLARLELSPEEEAHMAGDLKNIFDFFEKLGELDTEGLSELARPVELSNVLREDEPGAVLSQEEALSVAIEAKDGFFVVPRMIE